AGAGTGTCAGCAATGGTTAAGCAGGGAGAGTCGGGCACAAGCGGAAAGACTGGTGCCATAGTGGTTGTCGGCGGTGGTATCTCCGGAATGCAGTCGGCCCTCGACGCTGCCAACTCGGGATTCAAAGTGTATCTTGTGGAAGAGCGGCCCAGCATCGGCGGGGTTATGGCTCAGTTGGACAAGACCTTTCCCACGAACGACTGTTCGACCTGCATGATATCGCCGAAACTCATCGAGGTGGCGAAGAATCCGAACATCGAGATCTTGAGCTACGCCGAAGTTGTCGACGTTCTGGGGAACCCGGGGGACTTCCGCGTGAGCGTCAGGAAGAAGGCTCGCTACGTTGACCCGCAAAAATGTATCGGCTGTGGTCTGTGCGCCAGCAAATGTCCCAAGAAAGTGCGGGACGACTTCAACCAGGGGCTGGGATACAGGAAAGCCATCTACTTGAGTTTTGCCCAGGCCATTCCTCTCGTCTATACCATCGACAGGGACAAGTGCATCTACTTCCAGACGGGACGGTGCCGTGCCTGCGAGAAGTTCTGTCCGAACCAGGCCATCAACTTCGAACAACAGGATGAGATCGTAGAGCTTGCCGCCGGCGCCGTGATTCTCTCGCCTGGGTTTGAGACGTTCAACGCGCGGCTCAAGGGCGAGTACGGGTACGGCCGCTATGCCAACGTATTGACCAGCTTGGACTACGAGCGTGTTCTGTCGGCCGGCGGCCCCTTCGAAGGGCACATCCAGCGGCCTTCCGACGGGACGAAACCGCAGAGAATCGCCTGGATTCAGTGCGTGGGTTCACGGGACGCGACGGTGGGTTGTGAATACTGTTCCTACGTCTGCTGCATGTACGCCACGAAACAGGCCCTTATTTCGAGAGACCATGACCCGGGGATAGAACCGAGCATCTTCTACATCGACATTCGTGCCCAGGGCAAGGGATTCGACCGGTACTATGAACGAGCTCGGTCGCAGGGTGTGCGTTATATCCGGTCCATGGTTTCAAGAATAGTGGAAAATCCGCAGGACAAGACACTGGAGATCAGCTACCTGGACGTCTCAGGACGCATCCAGACCGAGGTTTTTGACCTGGTGGTGCTGTCCGTGGGGCTTCGTCCCCATTCGAGCTTTCAGAAACTGGCCGGCAAGCTCGGCGTCGCGCTGAACGAGTTCGGTTTCTGCCGGACGCAGCCGCTGGATCTTGTTTCTACCTCGCGGGAAGGTTTTTTCGTCAGCGGCGCTTTCCAGAGTCCGAAGGACATACCGGATACCGTTGCCCAAGCCAGCAGCGCGGCGGGAGCAGCGGCAGCCCTTCTGTCGGATGCCAGGGGTACCATGATCAGCGAAAAATCTCACCCGGAGGAGAAGGACGTTCAAGGCCAGGAGCCGCGTATCGGCGTCTTCGTCTGTCACTGCGGCATCAATATCGCGGGTGTGATCGATGTCAAAGAGGTGGCCGAATACGCAAAGTCCCTGCCCGGCGTGGTGTATGCGACGAATTACCTTTTCACCTGCTCCACGGATAGCCAGCAGGAGATGAAAAAAGCCATCGAAGAGCAGGGACTGAACCGCGTGGTTGTAGCCTCCTGCTCGCCGCGCACTCACGAGCCCCTCTTTCAGGATACGCTGCGGGAAGCCGGCCTCAACAAGTATCTCTTCGAAATGGCCAACATCCGCGATCAGGCTTCATGGGTACATGCCGGTCACGCCCAGGAAGCCACCAGCAAGGCCAAGGATCTGGTGCGGATGTCCGCGGCCCGGGCCGCTCGTCTGGAACCGCTTGCGGACATGCCTTTCGAGGTGACGCCGAAGGCACTTGTCGTCGGAGGCGGCGTGGCAGGTCTCACGGCGGCCCTGGGGCTGGCCGAAAACGGTTACGAGACATGCCTCGTGGAGCAGACGGCCGAGCTGGGCGGCAACGCCAGGTTGATCCACTATACGGAGGACGGCACGAACCCGGCGGAGTACGTGGGACGGCTGGTCCGGAAGGTGAAGGAAAACCCGCTCATTACCGTGTATACGAATGCCAGGGTTGTTGACTATGGTGGTCATGTGGGTCAGTTCAAGAGTACCATCGCCGCAGACGGTCAGAGGATCAGCATCTCCTATGGAGCGGCCATCATAGCCACAGGTGGACAGGAGTACAAACCTCAGGAGTACCTGTATGGTCAGGACGGCCGCGTTCTCACACAGAGAGAGATGGAACAGCAACTGGCCGGTGACGCGGGTGATCTGAAGGGCATCCGGGACGTGGTTATGATACAGTGTGTCGGCTCCAGGGACGAGGAGCACCCTTACTGCAGCCGGATCTGTTGCACGGCCGCCGTAAAGAACAGCCGCAAACTGAAAGAACTGAATCCCGGTGTGAATGTCTATGTCCTGTTCAGGGACATGAGGACCTTCGGCTTCAAGGAGCTGTACTACAAGAAGGCCCGCGAAGAGGGTGTGAGATTCATCCGCTACGAACCGGGAAGGAAACCTGAGATTACGGACGGGAACGGGCATCTCACGGTGAATGTCTACGACCAGAACCTCAGGACGGACGTGGCACTCAGGGCGGACCGTCTGGTATTGAGCGCGGCCGTAAGGCCGCAGGGGGACAGCGCCGAGCTGGCCGGGGTTCTCAAACTGCCCGTGGACCAGGACGGCTTCTTCATGGAGGCGCACCTCAAGCTGAGGCCGCTTGATTTTGCCATCGCCGGGTTTTTCCTGTGCGGTCTGGCACACGGCCCCAAGTTTGTGGACGAGTCCATCGCGCAGGCCAAGGGCGCGGTTTCCAGGGCGTGTACCATTTTGTCCAAGAAGAGGATGCTTGCCGGCGGGGATGTGGCACACGTTGATGCGGAGAAATGTATCGCATGCCTGACCTGTGTCCGCACCTGTCCCTACGGAGTGCCCCGGTTCGATGAGGACGAGGGAGTGATTGTTATCGATGCTGCCGCCTGCCAGGGTTGCGGCAATTGCGCCAGTGCTTGTCCGCGCGGGGCGATCACCGTCGGGCACAATACGGATGAACAGTACGTTGCCAAGATAAGCGCGCTGTACGAGCTTGACCGGGCGGCGAGCTGAAAGGAAGGAAAGACAGAATATGGAACCACAACCGGCGGTCCCGGCCACGAATGTGACGGGCGAGACAGGCGAGACCTCAAAGGAATTTCAGCCTAAGATCGAGGCACTGGTATGCACGTACTGCACTTATACAGCCGCGGACATGGCCGGATCCCAGCGGTTACAGTATCCACCGACGGTCCGGATCGTGAAGTATCCGTGCACGGGCAGAATATCCATCGAGCACATTCTGAAGGCCTTTGAGGCTGGAGCGGATACTGTATTCGTGGGGGGCTGCGAGATCGGCAGTTGCCACTTTGTTGAAGGAAATTTGCGGGCCGCAGAGCGGGTAGCTTATACCAAGACGCTTTTGGAGGAAATCGGCCTAGGCGGTGACCGCCTGGAGATGTTTCATATCGGCGCCTCGGATCCTCATGGTTTCGTCCGGGCAGTCAAAGAGATGACCGAACGGGCGGAAAAACTGGGGGCGAACCCGCTAAGATGAGTGTTCACCGTTCACCGGCGGACAACGGATAACGGGTAATAGATTGGAGACTAGTATGTCGGCTATGACCAAGAACGAGATTGATCCGCAATTCAAATTTGACTTGGCCCGAAGGTTGGGCGGGGACAGCATTAAACGTTGTTTTGCCTGTGGTACATGTACGGCCAGTTGCCCGGTGAGCGGGGTCAGGGAGGATTTTGATCCGCGGAAGATCATTCATATGATCCTTCTCGGGCAGAAGCATCAGGTCTTGTCTTCGGATACCATATGGTATTGCTCTCTCTGTAATACCTGCTCCTTTGTCTGCCCGCAGGACGTGAGATTCAGCGAAGCCATGGTCATTCTCCGGCAGATGGCCGTCGAAAACGGCTACATCCCCAAGTCGTTCCTGGCCAGATGGCAACAGTTGGAGAGGCTTGGGCAACAGTTTCGAACGGAGATGTTGAATTCTTTTCTTGCAGAAAGAGGGCATGAGCAACTTTTGAGTCCCGAAGAACTTCTTCGGAAGGCATGCGCGGATTGTATAGGTGGCAAATAAGGTGAAGGCTGTTGTCGATTCCAAGATAGGTGCGGTACTGGTTATCGGCGGAGGAATCGCCGGCGTTCAAGCGGCGCTTGACCTGGCGGAGTCCGGATTCTTTGTCTATCTCGTGGAGCGGTCGGCGGCCATCGGCGGCGTGATGGCCCAACTGGACAAGACCTTTCCGACGAATGACTGCTCCATGTGCATACTCTCACCAAAACTGGTGGAATGCGGAAGGCACCTGAACATCGAGATTCTGACACTTTCAGAGGTGAAGGGGGTCTCCGGTGCGGCAGGCCGCTTCAAAGTCAGGATTGTGCGGCACCCGCGGTACATAGACGAGACGAAGTGCATTGCCTGCGGGACTTGCGCCGAGAAGTGTCCAAAGAAGGTCGAAGACGAATTCAATGCCGGCCTTGCCCGGAGGAAAGCGGCCTATATTCAATATCCCCAGGCCGTTCCCCTGAAATACGCAATTGATCCTGTAAACTGCATCTGGCTCAACAAGCCGGGACGGTGCGGGGCCTGTGCCAAATACTGTCCCACGCAGGCCGTCGATCTGACCCAGACCGACCGGGAAGTAACGCTTGAGGTGGGTTCTATTGTCGTGGCCACGGGCTGCGGTCTGTCGCAGGGTACGGTGTTTCAGTATGCCAATTCCCCCAACGTGGTGACGAGCGTGGAGTTTGAGCGGATCCTGAGCGCTACCGGCCCCTACCGCGGTCACTTGGTGCGACCCTCCGACGGCAATCCCCCGAAGAAGATCGCCTGGCTACAGTGCGTAGGATCGAGGGACAGGACCAACCGTTACTGTTCAGCGGTCTGCTGCATGTACGCGATCAAGGAGGCGGTCATTGCCAAGGAGCACAGCGCGGAACCGCTGGACACGGCTATCTTCTTCATGGACATGCGCACCTCAGGCAAGGATTTCGATAAGTACTACAGACGAGCGGAAGAGGAATCCGGCGTCCGCTTCATCCGTTCCCGTATCCAGAATATCAGTCCTCTTGAGGATGGGGGGCTCTTGCTCCGGTATGCCACCGAGGACGGTCGCATAAGCGCGGAGCCTTTTGATATGGTGGTCCTGTCCGTGGGCCTCAAGCCGGCGCCGGCCATGGTTGATCTGTCGGAACGGCTGGATGTGGATGTGGATCAATACGGTTTTGTGGCAACCGGAGACCTTTCTCCCGTCGCCGCCTCGCGTCCGGGTATCTATGTCTGCGGGGCGTCCGAAGGGCCGAAGGACATCCCCCAGTCGGTCATGGAAGCGAGCGCCGCCGCCTGCGGAGCATCTACCCTCCTTAGCGAGGTGAGACATACCATGTCGCAGGAAAAGAGCTATCCTGCGGAATCGGACGTCACCGGAGAAGAACCGCGGGTGGGCGTCTTTGTGTGCCATTGCGGCATCAACATCGGCGGCGTGATTGATGTTGAAGGTGTGAGGGCCTACGCCGGCAGCCTTCCTGGTGTGGCCTACGTCGAGTCCAACCTCTTCACGTGTTCTCAGGACACCCAGGAGAAGATGAAGGCCGTCATCAAAGAGCACGGGCTCAACCGGGTTGTGGTAGCCTCCTGCAGCCCGCGCACGCATGAGCCTATCTTTCAGCAGACGCTGCGTGAAGCCGGACTCAATAAGTTTCTATTTGAGCTGGTGAATATTCGGGATCAGGGATCGTGGGTTCACCGCAATGAGCCGGAAGCAGCTACAGAAAAGGCCAAAGACCTGATCCGTATGGCTGTGGCCAAGATGCGTCTGGCCGAGGCTCTGCCCGGCATGAAGCTGCCCGCCAGCAGGGACGTTCTTGTAGTGGGAGGCGGCGTGGCGGGCATGGTCAGCGCTCTGGAGCTGGCTGACCAGGGCCACACCGTGCACCTGGTAGAGAGGGACCAATACCTCGGCGGCCAGGCGACCTCGTTGCGGTGGACATGGCAGGGAGAAGATATCCAGTCCTACGTAGCCGGCATGGTTGAGGCCGTCACAGCCCACGAACGCGTACAGGTTTATCTCCAGACTACGCTCAAGAGCGTTACCGGTTCGGTGGGAAATTTTGAGACGATGGTAGTGTCCAGTGGGGACGGCAGCACACGCAAGATTGAACATGGTGCGGCTATTCTGGCTACCGGCGCCGGGCCGGCAAGGACGGAAGAATACCTGGCCGGACAAGATCCAAATGTCTATCAAGGGGTCGAACTGGATCAGGTCATAGCGCGAGAACCGGAGAGGATCAAGCAAGCGCAATCGGCTGTCTTCATTCAGTGTGTCGGCTCCCGTGACGAGCACCACCCGTATTGCAGCCGGATCTGTTGCACGCACAGCATAGCCAACGCCCTGGAATTGAAGAGGCTGAATCCGAAAATAGAGGTCTACATCCTCTACCGCGACCTGCGCACCTATGGCAAACGGGAGGACCTCTACCGCCAGGCCAGGGAGCAGGGAGTCATCTTCCTGCGCTACGATCCGGCGGACAAACCCCGGGTGGAGTTGGTGGCCGGCGCCGCCGGCGCCTCTCGTCTGAAAGTGGCGGTGACCGATAGGCTTCTTGGCGAGACTCTGGAGATCTATCCTGATTTCGTTTCTCTGGCCACGGCGATCGAGTCAACGGGGCAGAAGAAGCTGGCGGAGATGTTTAAGGTGCCGGTTAACGATGACGGGTTCTTCATCGAAGCCCACATGAAACTGAGGCCGGTCGATCTGACGACCGAAGGGGTTTTTGTCTGCGGCATGGCGCACTATCCCAAGCCTATGGAGGAGAGTATCTCTCAGGCCAAAGCAGCAGCGGGGCGGGCCGGTGCCCTGCTGTCCAAAGGGTGTCGCGAGATCGAGGGTGTGGTGGCCTCCGTCAACCCGGACCTTTGTGTGTCCTGTCTGACCTGCGTCAGACTATGTCCTTATCATGTCCCGGCCATCAACGCAGAGGGCAAAGCCGAGATCGATCCGGCCAGCTGTCAGGGCTGCGGAATATGCGTGGCCGAGTGTCCGGCCAAAGCCATCAGTTTCAAGTATCTCACAGATAAACAGGTCATTGCCGGATGCAGTGCTCTGTTGAGAAAGGCGGCAGGTTGAAAGACTTTACTCCAGTTATCGTAGCTTTCTGTTGCAAGTATTGAGCCTATTCTGCGGCTGACCTGGCAGGCTCAGCGCGACTGCAATACCCATCCAATGTCCGGATCGTACGCGTTCCGTGCACCGGACGGGTGGATATTATCCACATCCTCAGGGCCTTGGAGGATGGGGCGGATGGTGTCTATGTGGCCGGTTGCCTGGAAGGGGAATGCCATTTCCAGACCGGAAATCTCAAGGCGAAAAAACGGGTTCAATACGTTAAAGGGCTCCTGCGCGACCTGGGCATTGAGCCGGAAAGGGTGGAGATGTATAATATGTCCGCGTCCCAGGGCGGGCGCTTTGCGGAAGTGGCCAGGGAAATGGTAGATCGGATAAAAAAACTAGGGCCCAGTCCGTTACGAGGAGAATAACGTATGATTGTTGGCGAACAGAAGCCATTTGCTGAAATTGTCGAGATGCTGAAGGGGTTCCAAAAGATCCTGGTTCTTGGGTGTGGCACCTGCGTAACGGTGTGTTTTGCCGGCGGCGCCAAAGAGGTGGAGATCCTTTCGTCGCTGATTCGCATGGACCGCAAGAAAAAAGGGGAACCCGTTGAGATCGTGGAGAAGACCCTCGTCCGGCAGTGTGATCCGGAGTATCTTCAGGAGCTTTCCGGGTCCATAGGCGAGTATGACGCGGTGCTGTCCATGGCCTGCGGCGTAGGCGTCAATTTCCTGGCAGATACCTATGCGAACACCGTTTTCCTCCCCGCACTAAACACCAAATTCATGGGAGTCACGGAGGAACACGGCGTCTGGTCCGAGCGCTGTGCCGGCTGCGGCCAGTGCATTCTGGACATGACCGGCGGACTGTGTCCCATAGCCCGGTGTTCCAAAGGCCTCTTCAACGGCCCCTGCGGCGGCTCGGTCAATGGGAAATGCGAGATAAGCAAGGACGTGGACTGCGTATGGCAGCTGATATATGACCGCCTGAAGGGTCTCAATCGACTGGACAAGCTTGACGAGATTTTCCCCATAAAGGATTGGTCGGCGAGTCCCCACGGTGGTCCGCGGAAGATTGTGAGAGAGGATCTGAAAGTATGAAATCGGGAAGCAGTCTGGAGAGAATACTGGAAAGCGGGCAGTTCGCCGTAACCTCGGAGTGCGGGCCACCCAAGGGAACTTCGGGCCAGGTGGTCAAGCGCAAAGGGGAACTCCTGAAGACCTGCTGTGACGCTTTGAACATAACGGACAACCAGACGGCCATCGTGAGGATGTCCAGCCTCAGCGGGTGCGTTCTTCTGAGGGAACTGGGTATAGAGCCGGTGATGCAGATGGTGGTGCGCGACCGGAACCGGATCGCCATTCAGAGCGACATTCTGGGCGCCGTGGCGCTGGGAGTCCGTAATCTGCTTTGTCTATCCGGTGACCACCAGAGATTCGGCAATCATCCGCAGGCGAAGGGGGTCTACGATATTGATTCCATTCAGCTCATACAGACGGTCAAAAGGATGCGCGATGAGAAGAAGTTCATGAACGGAGAGGATATCTCGGGCGATATCCCGCTCTATATCGGCGCTGCGGCCAATCCCTTTGCGGATCCTTTTGAGTTCAGGGTCAGAAGACTGGCCAAGAAGATAAAGGCAGGGGTTGATTTCATCCAGACTCAGGGGATATTTGATGTGGAGAGGTTCTCCCGCTGGATGGCCATGGCCAGAGACGAGGGCCTGCATGAGAAGGTGCATGTTTTGGCCGGGGTTATTCCCATCAAATCCGTGGGCATGGCGCGGTACATGGCCAAGAACGTGGCCGGCATCTCCGTACCGAGGGAACTGGTCAGCCGGATGGAAGGGGCCAAGGACGCCAAGGAAGAAGGCCTGAAGATAGCCATCGAGATCATTGAGCAGGTCAAGGAGATTGAAGGAGTTCACGGCGTTCATATCATGGCTGTGGCCTGGGAGGATGTCGTGCCGCGCATTGTTGAGGAGGCAGGGTTGATGCCCAGGCCGATAGTGTAATGATTGTTGCTCGTTGCGGGGATTGCGTTTCGCATGGAGTAGAACGCGTAACTCGTAACCCGTAACTCGTATGAAGGAGGGCTCATGGGAACGAATGCAAAGATTATGGTAGTGGATGACGATCCGGATATGCGTGAGACCCTGGAGATGATACTCGGATCCGTCGGCTATACAGTAGTTACTGCCTGCAACGGCGAAGAATGCCTGACACGCCTCAAGGAAGAGCAGCCGGACTTACTTATCCTTGATCTTCTTATGCCCAAAATGGATGGCTTTGAGGTGTGTAAGGCCCTTAAAGATCCGAGGCGTGCCAAATATGCCCATATGCCGATTATTATCCTCAGCTCCATAAGGGAGGGGGTCAGCCAGCGCCGCTACGAACTGGAGACGGGCGTGCAGCTTGATGTAGACGACTATGTGGAAAAGCCTGTGGAAAGCAAGGTCTTGCTGGAACGCGTGGGGAGGATTTTGGATAAGAGGCGTTCTGCCACGAATTGACCACGAAGTGACAAAGACAACCGACAATTAACCGATGATTAATCCGGATTCATTCGTGGTTAAAACTTCGACAGCGAGGTATGGCCGTGAGTAAGAAAATATTGATGGTAGATGATGACGTTGATTTTTGTGCGGCAGCCAAACTTCTCCTTGAGAGTAAGGCTTACGAGGTTGTCTTAGCCCACGACGGGAAGGAAGGTCTGGATAAGGTCCGGACCACGGGGCCGGATCTGGTTATCCTGGACGTAATGATGCCGGAAATGAATGGGTATGATGTGTGCGTCGTTCTCAAGTCCGATCCAAAGTTGAGTCACATACCAATCATTCTCCTCACCGCGGTGGACCAATCCATATTCAAGACGACCTACACTAAAGAAATGGGTCTAATGACCGAGGCCGATGACTATATTGCCAAGCCGGTCGATTCTGCTGAGTTGGCGAGGCGGGTGGAACGGTTATTGAGCCCGTAAACATGAAGACGGATTTATGCTGACTAAACCGAACATATTAGTAGTGGAAAACAACATCGCCGTCCTTAATAAAGTAAATCAACTTTTAACCGGCCGGGGGTATAACGTTGTTGTGCTTGAAACCGCCAGAGAGGCATTGGATTTTATTCAGAAAAATCCGGGCGGTGTTGATATAATGCTGCTGTCTCTTGAACTCCCACGCCTGGGAGCCATGCCGCTTCTGGAGACTCTGCGGAAAGCGAGAAGCGAGATGCTGATCCTGGCCATGTCTGCAGATTGCGGTGAAGAGGCCATTGAGGCCATACACGCCGGGGCATACGACTGCATACGAAAGACGTTTACTACAGAGCGCTTCTGGACGAAGATGGACCGGGCCATAGAAAGATTTCACCTAAAGCGGGAGTTGGAAGCTCTGCAAAGAGAGAGGCGATCCCTTCAGGGCTGTGGATCGGACAGCATGCGGGCCATTTTTGACAGTATTGCCGACGGGATTATGGTTACCGACCTACATGGAAATCTTGTATTTTGCAATTCAAAGGCGTCCGATATGCTTGATATATCATGTGACGAGTTGGGGCGCCCGGTTCAACAATTCATAAGAAATAAGGAACTGGAGAAGTTGCTATGTGCCGCCAGAGTAGAACCTGTCGAGCACCCCAAAGGTCACCATGAAGTCTGTTTATTGGAGACCGGCGATAAACGTCTAAGGATCCATGTCAATCCCGTGATCAATAGAGATGAGGTGCCGATTGGGACGGTAGCCTTAATCCACGATGTTGCGCGCATCAGCGGTATGAATGCATTAAAGGATGATTTTATATTTATGGTTTCCCATCAACTAAAATCGCCTTTGAGTTCCATGCTGATGCAGCTCTCTGTAGTCGTAGACGGCCTGGCCGGTGAGCTTAATGCGAAACAGAAGGACCTGCTTGCGAAGGCCAAGGAAAAAACCAAAGGGATGATTACCCTGGTCAACGACCTTTTGGACTTCCGCCGTATTGAGGAAGGGAAGGTCTTACAACAGATAGAACGCTTAGATCTGCGGGAGATACTGCAGCGGACGGTCGAATTGACGGCCATGTCGGCTGAGGATAAGGATATAACTTTCGAGACGCACGTAACTGAAGATTTGCCGCTCATAAGTGGTGACCGTAACGGAATAGAGGCGGTTCTCCTCAACTTGATCAGCAATGCGATCAAGTACACACCCGGCGGTGGGCGGGTAACAGTCGATATATACGAAAGCGGTCAAGATCTGCGCATCAAGGTGGTAGATACCGGCATAGGCATCGCGCAGTCCGATATGCAGCGTA
The genomic region above belongs to Desulfovibrionales bacterium and contains:
- a CDS encoding 4Fe-4S dicluster domain-containing protein codes for the protein MTKNEIDPQFKFDLARRLGGDSIKRCFACGTCTASCPVSGVREDFDPRKIIHMILLGQKHQVLSSDTIWYCSLCNTCSFVCPQDVRFSEAMVILRQMAVENGYIPKSFLARWQQLERLGQQFRTEMLNSFLAERGHEQLLSPEELLRKACADCIGGK
- a CDS encoding hydrogenase iron-sulfur subunit, with product MEPQPAVPATNVTGETGETSKEFQPKIEALVCTYCTYTAADMAGSQRLQYPPTVRIVKYPCTGRISIEHILKAFEAGADTVFVGGCEIGSCHFVEGNLRAAERVAYTKTLLEEIGLGGDRLEMFHIGASDPHGFVRAVKEMTERAEKLGANPLR
- a CDS encoding hydrogenase iron-sulfur subunit codes for the protein MQCSVEKGGRLKDFTPVIVAFCCKYUAYSAADLAGSARLQYPSNVRIVRVPCTGRVDIIHILRALEDGADGVYVAGCLEGECHFQTGNLKAKKRVQYVKGLLRDLGIEPERVEMYNMSASQGGRFAEVAREMVDRIKKLGPSPLRGE
- a CDS encoding methylenetetrahydrofolate reductase C-terminal domain-containing protein, translated to MIVGEQKPFAEIVEMLKGFQKILVLGCGTCVTVCFAGGAKEVEILSSLIRMDRKKKGEPVEIVEKTLVRQCDPEYLQELSGSIGEYDAVLSMACGVGVNFLADTYANTVFLPALNTKFMGVTEEHGVWSERCAGCGQCILDMTGGLCPIARCSKGLFNGPCGGSVNGKCEISKDVDCVWQLIYDRLKGLNRLDKLDEIFPIKDWSASPHGGPRKIVREDLKV
- a CDS encoding methylenetetrahydrofolate reductase, whose product is MKSGSSLERILESGQFAVTSECGPPKGTSGQVVKRKGELLKTCCDALNITDNQTAIVRMSSLSGCVLLRELGIEPVMQMVVRDRNRIAIQSDILGAVALGVRNLLCLSGDHQRFGNHPQAKGVYDIDSIQLIQTVKRMRDEKKFMNGEDISGDIPLYIGAAANPFADPFEFRVRRLAKKIKAGVDFIQTQGIFDVERFSRWMAMARDEGLHEKVHVLAGVIPIKSVGMARYMAKNVAGISVPRELVSRMEGAKDAKEEGLKIAIEIIEQVKEIEGVHGVHIMAVAWEDVVPRIVEEAGLMPRPIV
- a CDS encoding response regulator; translation: MGTNAKIMVVDDDPDMRETLEMILGSVGYTVVTACNGEECLTRLKEEQPDLLILDLLMPKMDGFEVCKALKDPRRAKYAHMPIIILSSIREGVSQRRYELETGVQLDVDDYVEKPVESKVLLERVGRILDKRRSATN
- a CDS encoding CoB--CoM heterodisulfide reductase iron-sulfur subunit A family protein gives rise to the protein MVKQGESGTSGKTGAIVVVGGGISGMQSALDAANSGFKVYLVEERPSIGGVMAQLDKTFPTNDCSTCMISPKLIEVAKNPNIEILSYAEVVDVLGNPGDFRVSVRKKARYVDPQKCIGCGLCASKCPKKVRDDFNQGLGYRKAIYLSFAQAIPLVYTIDRDKCIYFQTGRCRACEKFCPNQAINFEQQDEIVELAAGAVILSPGFETFNARLKGEYGYGRYANVLTSLDYERVLSAGGPFEGHIQRPSDGTKPQRIAWIQCVGSRDATVGCEYCSYVCCMYATKQALISRDHDPGIEPSIFYIDIRAQGKGFDRYYERARSQGVRYIRSMVSRIVENPQDKTLEISYLDVSGRIQTEVFDLVVLSVGLRPHSSFQKLAGKLGVALNEFGFCRTQPLDLVSTSREGFFVSGAFQSPKDIPDTVAQASSAAGAAAALLSDARGTMISEKSHPEEKDVQGQEPRIGVFVCHCGINIAGVIDVKEVAEYAKSLPGVVYATNYLFTCSTDSQQEMKKAIEEQGLNRVVVASCSPRTHEPLFQDTLREAGLNKYLFEMANIRDQASWVHAGHAQEATSKAKDLVRMSAARAARLEPLADMPFEVTPKALVVGGGVAGLTAALGLAENGYETCLVEQTAELGGNARLIHYTEDGTNPAEYVGRLVRKVKENPLITVYTNARVVDYGGHVGQFKSTIAADGQRISISYGAAIIATGGQEYKPQEYLYGQDGRVLTQREMEQQLAGDAGDLKGIRDVVMIQCVGSRDEEHPYCSRICCTAAVKNSRKLKELNPGVNVYVLFRDMRTFGFKELYYKKAREEGVRFIRYEPGRKPEITDGNGHLTVNVYDQNLRTDVALRADRLVLSAAVRPQGDSAELAGVLKLPVDQDGFFMEAHLKLRPLDFAIAGFFLCGLAHGPKFVDESIAQAKGAVSRACTILSKKRMLAGGDVAHVDAEKCIACLTCVRTCPYGVPRFDEDEGVIVIDAAACQGCGNCASACPRGAITVGHNTDEQYVAKISALYELDRAAS
- a CDS encoding ATP-binding protein, with the protein product MLTKPNILVVENNIAVLNKVNQLLTGRGYNVVVLETAREALDFIQKNPGGVDIMLLSLELPRLGAMPLLETLRKARSEMLILAMSADCGEEAIEAIHAGAYDCIRKTFTTERFWTKMDRAIERFHLKRELEALQRERRSLQGCGSDSMRAIFDSIADGIMVTDLHGNLVFCNSKASDMLDISCDELGRPVQQFIRNKELEKLLCAARVEPVEHPKGHHEVCLLETGDKRLRIHVNPVINRDEVPIGTVALIHDVARISGMNALKDDFIFMVSHQLKSPLSSMLMQLSVVVDGLAGELNAKQKDLLAKAKEKTKGMITLVNDLLDFRRIEEGKVLQQIERLDLREILQRTVELTAMSAEDKDITFETHVTEDLPLISGDRNGIEAVLLNLISNAIKYTPGGGRVTVDIYESGQDLRIKVVDTGIGIAQSDMQRIFDKFYRIRSEITKNIAGTGLGLSIVKKIVDLHRGTIHVESEENKGTTFIVSLPIAS
- a CDS encoding response regulator, which produces MSKKILMVDDDVDFCAAAKLLLESKAYEVVLAHDGKEGLDKVRTTGPDLVILDVMMPEMNGYDVCVVLKSDPKLSHIPIILLTAVDQSIFKTTYTKEMGLMTEADDYIAKPVDSAELARRVERLLSP
- a CDS encoding FAD-dependent oxidoreductase; protein product: MKAVVDSKIGAVLVIGGGIAGVQAALDLAESGFFVYLVERSAAIGGVMAQLDKTFPTNDCSMCILSPKLVECGRHLNIEILTLSEVKGVSGAAGRFKVRIVRHPRYIDETKCIACGTCAEKCPKKVEDEFNAGLARRKAAYIQYPQAVPLKYAIDPVNCIWLNKPGRCGACAKYCPTQAVDLTQTDREVTLEVGSIVVATGCGLSQGTVFQYANSPNVVTSVEFERILSATGPYRGHLVRPSDGNPPKKIAWLQCVGSRDRTNRYCSAVCCMYAIKEAVIAKEHSAEPLDTAIFFMDMRTSGKDFDKYYRRAEEESGVRFIRSRIQNISPLEDGGLLLRYATEDGRISAEPFDMVVLSVGLKPAPAMVDLSERLDVDVDQYGFVATGDLSPVAASRPGIYVCGASEGPKDIPQSVMEASAAACGASTLLSEVRHTMSQEKSYPAESDVTGEEPRVGVFVCHCGINIGGVIDVEGVRAYAGSLPGVAYVESNLFTCSQDTQEKMKAVIKEHGLNRVVVASCSPRTHEPIFQQTLREAGLNKFLFELVNIRDQGSWVHRNEPEAATEKAKDLIRMAVAKMRLAEALPGMKLPASRDVLVVGGGVAGMVSALELADQGHTVHLVERDQYLGGQATSLRWTWQGEDIQSYVAGMVEAVTAHERVQVYLQTTLKSVTGSVGNFETMVVSSGDGSTRKIEHGAAILATGAGPARTEEYLAGQDPNVYQGVELDQVIAREPERIKQAQSAVFIQCVGSRDEHHPYCSRICCTHSIANALELKRLNPKIEVYILYRDLRTYGKREDLYRQAREQGVIFLRYDPADKPRVELVAGAAGASRLKVAVTDRLLGETLEIYPDFVSLATAIESTGQKKLAEMFKVPVNDDGFFIEAHMKLRPVDLTTEGVFVCGMAHYPKPMEESISQAKAAAGRAGALLSKGCREIEGVVASVNPDLCVSCLTCVRLCPYHVPAINAEGKAEIDPASCQGCGICVAECPAKAISFKYLTDKQVIAGCSALLRKAAG